In Beggiatoa leptomitoformis, the genomic window ACGAACCTCTTCTTTTAATAAACTGGGCAGTTCTAATGGTCTAAGTCCTGATAAAACGGCTAGACGTGTTATGACATCATTCCGATGATTTTCTGCTAGCCCCGCAACTTTGTTTAAAACCCGTCTAACCGCTTCACGACGGTCTGGTAAACGACCTAGTAAACTTAAGATGTTATCGCTGATTTCTTCACTTTCTAATAAGCTAAGACAATCTAACTCGCGAATATCAATTAATTGATAAGAAAAGTTTAGCTGTTTATGTTGGATAGTGGTGGTAAAACGGCTGGGTTTGTTGCCGACATATAATACTTGTTGTATCGGTTCTATTTGATAAGCCTGATATATCAAGCTGTAATATTCCAATTCACGCCATTGCATGTCTGCATCATTATCACTTTGTAATTCTAAATGGTGGATTTGTCCATTGGCTAATTTTGCAATAATATCAGGGCGACGTTGTTTTGTTTGAGAAAATTCTAGGTTTAATAATTCTACAGGTAATGCACCCCATAAAGTTTGAAAAAGTTGTTTTGGCAATTGTTGAAATAAGTCTTTTAGGGTGATGTCGTAGTGCATGGTGTTTATTTATATCCTTATTGATTGCTTTAGCAGGGTAATGATAAAAACGGTCACTTTTCACTAATGCGCTTCGCAATGGGTTTTGACACAAAATAGCGATTTACGTAGGAGGCAAATAAGTCTTCTAGTGTGTTCTCTACATTATTGCTAAGTAATACTTTTTGTTCACTAAAGCGAATTGCGGTTTCTCGGGGGCGAATTAATTCATTAAAGATAGTTCGTGCAAAATCACTATATTCTTTTTTAGAGTGGTTCTCTAATTGATACTTGTCTAGTAGTTTTTGAATCCTAATTAATTCTTTTTCTAAGATATTTTCTTTTGCAAAAAGATAGGCATCACGTGCTTCTTTGTGAAAAAAATGCGTAATTCGTCCATAACGTTTATTAGTGAGTTTAAAACCGAAAAAATGATGTTGTGTTGCTAATAACACGATACCAACATTAATAAACTCTTCTGTTTCTATAGTGGGCATAAAACGCACAATGGCGTATTGACACAGAATTTTTTCCATTATTTATCCCAAAATGCTGTATTTTTACAATGTATTAGTTGGTCATAAATTGCGTTTAAATCAAAATCGACAGGAATAGTTTGTTCAATATCAATAAACCACCATTCATTAGGAACACTATTACAAATCGCATCCCAATCTTTTAATGCCTCTAAAAACAATCTGTTATAATGTTTTTGTATGGCTTTATCAGTAGATAATATAACCCATTGTTTTCTGAAAATATGTAATTCAATAAAATCCTGTTTACAGAAATTTTTATCAAACGCCAAGTTATGATCAATTACAACTAATCTAGTGGAAGACGGATCTATCGCTTTTAACCGCCATAAAAGATTGGGGTTTCCTCCTTGTTCGGTCAAGGTGCGATCCATATTTTGAATCCACCAATCGTATGCAAATATCGCTTGTTGTAAGGTGTCAGGTATTTCATGAAGATGATTAGGTTCAACTTCAATAGTATATTCCTGCCGTAACGATCCAAACGCTAAACCAATACCTAACTGTGTAACATCTCTATATGTATTTTTTTCTAAGAACGCGCTAGGCACATGAACCACGTTAAATGGTGCAATGGGTAGTTGTAGTTTTTGCGCCAAACATCCTGCAATCCACTCGCAAATTTGGCTACGTCTTCCTGCACGCATACCTTTTACGAAATAAATCTGCTTATCATTGCCACGACAAATAAAAGGGGCTGTTGTTCCTTCATTAGCACGTCCGAGTATCTCGATAATTTCAACTGACAT contains:
- a CDS encoding DUF3037 domain-containing protein — protein: MEKILCQYAIVRFMPTIETEEFINVGIVLLATQHHFFGFKLTNKRYGRITHFFHKEARDAYLFAKENILEKELIRIQKLLDKYQLENHSKKEYSDFARTIFNELIRPRETAIRFSEQKVLLSNNVENTLEDLFASYVNRYFVSKPIAKRISEK
- a CDS encoding HipA family kinase; amino-acid sequence: MSVEIIEILGRANEGTTAPFICRGNDKQIYFVKGMRAGRRSQICEWIAGCLAQKLQLPIAPFNVVHVPSAFLEKNTYRDVTQLGIGLAFGSLRQEYTIEVEPNHLHEIPDTLQQAIFAYDWWIQNMDRTLTEQGGNPNLLWRLKAIDPSSTRLVVIDHNLAFDKNFCKQDFIELHIFRKQWVILSTDKAIQKHYNRLFLEALKDWDAICNSVPNEWWFIDIEQTIPVDFDLNAIYDQLIHCKNTAFWDK